A window from Triticum aestivum cultivar Chinese Spring chromosome 6D, IWGSC CS RefSeq v2.1, whole genome shotgun sequence encodes these proteins:
- the LOC123141239 gene encoding uncharacterized protein, with translation MASHVAAALPPLLPTQARCLLLTPPPAVYTARVELDSKKQQPGRASMSRSWIRDKIDLPGRASRSSSWATDKTLRRAGTLNGGVERLGRGEMPRENWKRPASRAPSVDRCEKKPRPPTEMVAASEASLLAGPASSVGWFEKKATAMTEMVADSVVASFDGPTPSIDLSEKKAEPTTEMVAESEATLFAGPVVSIDWSEKKVTPPTVVEASPFAGLAPLIDLPEKKPKPLAKMKVDWEPEASFFAGPTFMVSPDPSELPMPAFIVSPDPSELPMPTFLYKHKVAKVLAGLVAPMLIDQQGD, from the coding sequence ATGGCTAGCCATGTCGCTGCGGCTCTGCCGCCGCTGTTGCCTACCCAGGCGCGCTGCCTCCTCCTCACGCCTCCTCCGGCGGTGTACACGGCTCGTGTGGAGCTGGACAGCAAGAAGCAGCAGCCTGGACGTGCCTCGATGAGCCGGAGCTGGATCAGAGACAAGATCGACCTTCCCGGACGTGCTTCCCGGAGCTCCAGCTGGGCCACTGACAAGACGCTCCGCCGTGCCGGGACTTTGAACGGCGGCGTCGAGCGCCTCGGCCGCGGGGAGATGCCGAGGGAGAACTGGAAGAGGCCGGCGAGCCGTGCGCCATCCGTCGACCGCTGCGAGAAGAAGCCGAGGCCTCCCACTGAGATggtggcagcctcggaggcatcaCTCCTCGCCGGCCCCGCCTCGTCTGTCGGCTGGTTCGAGAAGAAGGCAACAGCTATGACTGAGATGGTGGCAGACTCGGTGGTGGCATCCTTCGATGGCCCTACTCCGTCGATCGATCTGTCGGAGAAGAAGGCAGAGCCTACGACTGAGATGGTGGCAGAATCGGAGGCGACACTCTTCGCTGGTCCTGTGGTGTCGATCGACTGGTCGGAGAAGAAGGTGACGCCTCCGACCGTGGTGGAGGCATCACCCTTCGCTGGCCTTGCTCCGTTGATCGACCTGCCCGAGAAGAAGCCGAAGCCTCTGGCTAAGATGAAGGTGGACTGGGAGCCGGAGGCATCCTTCTTCGCTGGCCCGACATTCATGGTGTCGCCGGACCCGAGCGAGCTGCCCATGCCGGCCTTCATTGTGTCGCCGGACCCGAGCGAGCTGCCCATGCCAACCTTCCTTTATAAGCACAAGGTGGCTAAAGTGTTAGCTGGATTAGTCGCTCCGATGCTCATTGATCAGCAAGGAGATTGA